In one window of Micromonospora cathayae DNA:
- a CDS encoding DivIVA domain-containing protein: MRTLLRRSCGRHHRPEATTTPGRYRSRTYTPLGPWQVRGRRFGLARWWRRGLDPDEVTDFLDRVADDLTTLYDLLHRSRQETARVKDALRRWQTEYTNERSYR; the protein is encoded by the coding sequence ATGCGGACGTTGTTGCGGCGGTCGTGCGGCCGGCACCACCGGCCGGAAGCCACGACCACACCCGGCCGGTACCGGTCCAGGACGTACACCCCGCTCGGGCCGTGGCAGGTGCGCGGGCGGCGGTTCGGGCTGGCCCGCTGGTGGCGACGCGGCCTCGACCCCGACGAGGTGACCGACTTCCTCGACCGGGTCGCCGACGACCTGACCACCCTCTACGACCTGCTGCACCGCAGCCGCCAGGAGACCGCCCGGGTCAAGGACGCCCTCCGACGTTGGCAGACCGAGTACACCAACGAGCGGAGCTACCGCTGA
- a CDS encoding sigma-70 family RNA polymerase sigma factor translates to MDRIAAIRDPYELLREATVRMAAAQEEVTELARLRRRVIQDLHDSGMSYARIAQEVGLTRGRIHQIRHAGPAPEGAFLGSGRVVIATPLKKEAIRSRPVVAIEDVAAAQRLGELARSLGLEPSFEHVPADGAVDLNRPNLVVICGPRISEPVARVLAQDPILQFERASDGTWTLVDRTTGTVHRSGQDQDPPVASDVAYLGRLPRPDGHGSLIVLTGIHPPGSLGVVHLICTQITELFAQVNTANFSVLVGTEYEPGTNEPHEVTLLTPFYRLEEA, encoded by the coding sequence GTGGACAGAATTGCCGCAATCCGTGATCCGTACGAACTGCTGCGGGAGGCCACCGTTCGCATGGCAGCGGCTCAGGAGGAGGTGACCGAGCTTGCCCGACTACGCCGGCGGGTCATCCAGGACCTGCACGACTCGGGAATGTCGTACGCCCGCATCGCGCAAGAGGTGGGCCTGACGCGCGGTCGCATCCACCAGATCCGGCACGCCGGCCCAGCGCCCGAAGGCGCGTTCCTCGGATCGGGACGCGTCGTCATCGCGACACCGCTGAAGAAGGAGGCGATCAGGAGCCGTCCGGTCGTCGCCATCGAGGATGTCGCCGCCGCTCAACGGCTCGGCGAACTTGCGCGCAGTCTGGGATTGGAACCATCGTTCGAACACGTCCCGGCCGACGGAGCAGTCGACCTCAACCGGCCGAACCTGGTGGTGATCTGCGGCCCGCGCATCTCCGAACCCGTGGCCCGAGTCCTCGCCCAGGATCCGATCCTGCAATTCGAGCGAGCCAGCGACGGCACCTGGACACTCGTCGACCGAACCACCGGCACCGTCCACCGGTCCGGCCAGGACCAGGACCCACCGGTCGCCTCGGACGTCGCCTACCTGGGCCGACTGCCCCGGCCCGACGGACATGGCTCGCTCATCGTCCTCACCGGTATTCATCCGCCCGGCTCGCTCGGCGTGGTGCACCTGATCTGTACGCAGATCACCGAACTCTTCGCCCAGGTCAACACGGCCAACTTCTCCGTGCTGGTGGGCACCGAGTACGAACCGGGTACGAACGAACCCCACGAGGTCACGCTCCTCACGCCGTTCTACCGGCTGGAGGAAGCCTGA
- a CDS encoding DUF3592 domain-containing protein, with the protein MTAGAVLLLMLGGSLLWLPIHTQLELDDWMTELRSDGVPAQAVVHNRVTEDGGNRSSPSTTMYFRYEIAGRTHEAEVGCVEVCRNRGETVTIWVNPADPSDFVTDFDQLSGHRGRVQGVLGAVGFGLLLVAVPLTLSRIPFRRWVPGRPTRERRNRSRTPTDDRAFISRSKHKRGSRR; encoded by the coding sequence ATGACCGCCGGTGCCGTACTGCTGCTGATGCTCGGTGGGAGCCTGCTGTGGTTGCCGATCCACACCCAGCTCGAGTTGGACGACTGGATGACCGAGTTACGCAGCGACGGCGTTCCGGCGCAGGCGGTCGTCCACAACCGGGTGACGGAGGACGGCGGGAACCGGTCCAGCCCGTCGACCACCATGTACTTCCGCTATGAGATTGCCGGCCGGACCCACGAGGCGGAGGTCGGCTGCGTCGAAGTGTGCCGGAACAGGGGCGAGACGGTCACCATCTGGGTGAACCCCGCCGACCCGAGTGACTTCGTCACCGACTTCGACCAGCTCAGCGGGCACCGGGGACGGGTGCAGGGCGTACTCGGGGCGGTCGGGTTCGGGCTCCTGCTGGTGGCGGTGCCGCTGACGTTGTCGCGTATCCCGTTCCGGCGCTGGGTTCCGGGCCGCCCGACCCGGGAGCGGCGGAATCGGTCCCGGACACCGACCGATGACCGGGCGTTCATCAGTCGCTCGAAGCACAAGCGGGGCAGTCGCCGGTGA
- a CDS encoding DMT family transporter, whose translation MKRTDHRAVSRAGLARMAALALLWGSGFLWIKLALRGFNPVQIVFARLLLGFVVLAPLVLSRGLGFPRGWRVWGHLFVAALVANAIPYVLFGIGEQTVGSNVAGVLNATTPLWTLLLAFLVGVDRSVTWRKGAGFALGFLGVVVIFSPWESANEIASWGGLACLAAAASYGVSYVYMGRYLAGRGISPIVLSASQLGAATVLLALAMPFAGLEPPVWRADAVLSLLVLGVLGTGLAYVLNYRIISDEGATAASVVTYLLPIVAVMLGWIVVDEPVTGAILAGVGLVLVGVVLTRRRTAR comes from the coding sequence GTGAAGCGGACTGACCACCGGGCGGTCAGCCGGGCAGGACTGGCCCGGATGGCGGCGTTGGCGCTGCTCTGGGGCTCGGGCTTCCTCTGGATCAAGCTGGCGTTGCGGGGCTTCAACCCGGTGCAGATCGTCTTCGCGCGGCTGCTGCTCGGGTTCGTCGTCCTCGCGCCGCTGGTGCTGTCGCGCGGCCTCGGCTTCCCGCGCGGCTGGCGGGTGTGGGGGCACCTGTTCGTCGCCGCCCTGGTCGCCAACGCGATCCCGTACGTGCTGTTCGGTATCGGGGAACAGACCGTCGGGTCGAACGTCGCCGGGGTGCTGAACGCGACCACCCCGCTGTGGACCCTGCTGCTGGCGTTCCTGGTCGGTGTGGACCGGTCGGTGACCTGGCGGAAGGGGGCCGGGTTCGCGCTCGGGTTCCTCGGGGTCGTGGTGATCTTCTCGCCCTGGGAATCCGCCAACGAGATCGCGAGCTGGGGTGGCCTCGCCTGCCTCGCCGCCGCCGCCAGCTACGGCGTCAGCTACGTCTACATGGGCCGGTACCTGGCCGGTCGGGGAATCAGCCCGATCGTGCTGTCCGCGAGCCAGCTCGGCGCGGCGACCGTACTGCTCGCCCTGGCCATGCCGTTCGCCGGACTGGAACCGCCGGTCTGGCGGGCCGACGCCGTGCTCAGCCTGCTCGTCCTCGGTGTCCTCGGCACCGGCCTGGCGTACGTGCTGAACTACCGCATCATCAGCGACGAGGGCGCCACCGCCGCCTCCGTGGTCACCTACCTGCTGCCGATCGTCGCCGTAATGCTGGGATGGATCGTGGTGGACGAGCCGGTCACCGGCGCGATCCTGGCCGGCGTCGGCCTGGTCCTCGTCGGCGTCGTCCTCACCCGCCGCCGCACCGCCCGCTAG
- a CDS encoding DUF4878 domain-containing protein, translating to MAYQPNQPYQPNQPYPPYSTPPPRPRRTARTIVIVVAVVLLVCCIGGSAGGYWIYRSVSNAVAPASDTTRTYLDAVRRGDNSTAYAQLCSSTRDRMSEADYAQLAATQPKLLTYDIDGVSVNNVNGVTTGTVTVQLGYDDGTERTQVYTLVKEDGTFRVCE from the coding sequence ATGGCGTACCAGCCCAACCAGCCGTACCAACCCAACCAGCCCTATCCGCCCTACTCCACGCCCCCGCCACGTCCGCGCCGCACCGCGCGGACGATCGTCATCGTCGTCGCCGTGGTCCTCCTGGTGTGCTGCATCGGCGGGTCGGCCGGCGGCTACTGGATCTACCGTTCCGTCAGCAACGCGGTCGCCCCGGCCTCGGACACCACCCGCACGTACCTCGACGCGGTACGACGGGGCGACAACTCGACCGCCTACGCCCAGCTCTGCTCGTCGACGCGGGACCGAATGAGCGAGGCCGACTACGCCCAGCTCGCCGCCACCCAGCCGAAGCTGCTCACGTACGACATCGACGGCGTGTCGGTGAACAACGTGAACGGCGTGACCACCGGCACCGTCACCGTGCAACTCGGCTACGACGACGGCACCGAACGGACCCAGGTCTACACGCTGGTCAAGGAGGACGGCACTTTCCGGGTATGCGAGTAA
- a CDS encoding protein phosphatase 2C domain-containing protein, protein MQVTMATAPAKPDQPNEDFTGAVPNAVVLLDGAGLSGTTSTCVHGVAWYTRRLGAALLSRLAARSDADLTALVSDAIAEVADSHRDTCDIDDPSTPSATVVVFRVHGDRADYLVLADSILVVELDGKSPLVITDDREADIGRRYRAAMDAAVNDTPEHQQARRAYVEAMRDHRNQPGGFWVAAADPRAAAEALTGSLPTDHLTSVTLLSDGASRLVDRFHLANWPELLALLATAGPAEIIRRVRDAETSDPHGARWPRGKTFDDATITYWSGLRKGGGGEAD, encoded by the coding sequence ATGCAGGTCACCATGGCGACCGCTCCCGCCAAACCCGACCAGCCCAACGAAGACTTCACCGGTGCCGTCCCCAACGCAGTCGTGCTCCTCGACGGGGCGGGTTTGTCCGGCACCACGTCGACCTGTGTCCACGGCGTCGCCTGGTACACCCGCCGCCTCGGTGCGGCACTGCTCTCCCGACTGGCTGCCAGGTCCGACGCCGACCTCACCGCTCTGGTGAGCGATGCCATCGCGGAGGTGGCAGACAGCCACCGTGACACCTGCGACATCGACGACCCGAGCACTCCGTCCGCGACCGTCGTCGTCTTCCGGGTCCACGGTGACCGTGCCGACTACCTGGTGCTCGCGGACTCCATTCTCGTTGTCGAACTGGACGGGAAGAGCCCACTCGTCATCACCGACGACCGTGAGGCGGACATCGGGCGGCGTTACCGGGCCGCCATGGATGCCGCCGTCAACGACACCCCAGAACACCAGCAAGCCCGCCGCGCGTACGTCGAAGCCATGCGCGACCATCGGAACCAGCCCGGCGGCTTCTGGGTGGCCGCAGCCGACCCACGGGCAGCGGCGGAAGCCCTCACCGGAAGCCTGCCCACCGACCACCTCACCTCCGTGACCCTGCTGAGTGACGGCGCCAGCAGACTCGTCGACCGGTTCCATCTCGCGAACTGGCCCGAACTTCTGGCCCTGCTAGCCACAGCGGGACCGGCCGAGATCATCCGACGGGTCCGCGACGCGGAGACCAGCGATCCACACGGTGCACGGTGGCCGCGCGGCAAGACCTTCGACGATGCCACCATCACCTACTGGAGTGGCCTCAGGAAAGGTGGCGGCGGTGAAGCGGACTGA
- a CDS encoding winged helix-turn-helix transcriptional regulator — protein MEPDPFNRNCGSRQVIDRIGDRWSVLVVLTLADGAKRYGELAQRIDGISQKMLTQTLRGLERDGLVTRTVHASVPPRVDYELTGLGHSLVDLVAGLEAWATTHLGEVEAARARYDTR, from the coding sequence ATGGAACCGGACCCGTTCAACCGCAACTGCGGCAGTCGGCAGGTCATCGACCGGATCGGCGACCGCTGGAGCGTCCTCGTCGTGCTCACCCTCGCCGACGGCGCGAAACGCTACGGCGAGCTGGCCCAGCGCATCGACGGGATCAGCCAGAAGATGCTCACCCAGACCCTGCGTGGGCTGGAACGCGACGGGCTGGTCACCCGGACCGTGCACGCCAGCGTCCCGCCCCGGGTCGACTACGAACTGACCGGCCTCGGCCACAGCCTGGTCGACCTGGTCGCCGGTCTGGAGGCGTGGGCCACCACCCACCTCGGCGAGGTCGAGGCCGCCCGCGCCCGCTACGACACCCGCTGA
- a CDS encoding SDR family oxidoreductase, giving the protein MSIVVTGATGHLGRLIVESLLHRGVPADRIVALGRDVSRLADLEQRGVAVRSADYDDLDSLRAAFAGAEKLMFVSGSEVGRRTAQHHQVITAAREAAVGLVVYTSIARADTSSLILAAEHRATEQELVASGLPYVLLRNSWYLENYTGQLDTYLEHGVAGAAGDGRVAAATRADYAEAAAQVLTSEGHTGRVYELGGAPFTLTDLAAEVSHQSGRPVGYLDLPVEKYTELLVGAGLPEPYAAVLADADRGLAVGELSVEGDDLRTLLGREPTSLADAVRAALAARR; this is encoded by the coding sequence ATGTCCATCGTCGTCACCGGTGCCACCGGGCACCTCGGTCGTCTGATCGTCGAGTCGCTGCTGCATCGCGGCGTACCGGCCGACCGGATCGTCGCGCTCGGCCGGGACGTGTCCCGCCTGGCCGACCTCGAACAGCGGGGCGTGGCGGTGCGGTCGGCCGACTACGACGACCTCGACTCGTTGCGGGCCGCCTTCGCCGGAGCCGAGAAGCTGATGTTCGTCTCCGGCAGCGAGGTCGGCCGGCGAACAGCCCAGCACCACCAGGTGATCACCGCGGCCCGGGAGGCCGCCGTCGGGCTGGTGGTCTACACCAGCATCGCCAGGGCGGACACCTCCAGCCTGATCCTGGCCGCCGAGCACCGGGCCACCGAACAGGAACTGGTGGCGTCCGGTCTGCCGTACGTGCTGCTGCGCAACAGCTGGTACCTGGAGAACTACACCGGCCAGCTCGACACGTACCTGGAGCACGGGGTGGCCGGCGCGGCGGGCGACGGGCGGGTCGCCGCCGCCACCCGCGCCGACTACGCCGAGGCCGCCGCGCAGGTCCTGACCAGCGAGGGGCACACCGGTCGGGTGTACGAGCTGGGCGGCGCACCGTTCACGCTCACCGACCTGGCGGCCGAGGTGTCCCACCAGAGCGGCCGGCCGGTCGGCTACCTCGACCTGCCGGTGGAGAAGTACACCGAACTGCTGGTCGGGGCGGGGCTGCCCGAGCCGTACGCGGCCGTGCTCGCCGACGCCGACCGGGGGTTGGCCGTGGGGGAGTTGTCCGTCGAGGGTGACGACCTGCGGACGTTGCTCGGACGGGAGCCGACCTCGCTGGCCGACGCCGTTCGTGCCGCCCTCGCCGCGCGCCGCTAG